ccgaaattattttttttgtagtttttgcttatatttttggttttttcaattcttttttaacCTATAGAAAAATTTCGGGATGTTGTccattgcaaaaaataatggTTTCCGCACCGTCACACCCATTTATCGGTTTCTTTCTACCGGCTCTGCATTGTTGTCGAAATATTCCGCAACACAAAGGGGAGAGAATTATTGTCTAACATTTGAAACCAAACAGAATGAGGAGAAGCCGTTTGCTTTCGATAAAGTTTTCGGTCTGAAGCAAAAGGAGGAAAAACCTTTTGCTAATAAGTTCTTTGGTCTAAAGCAGAAAGAGGAAAAACCAGTTTTCAACGACGTCTCCTGCAAAAAGCGCAATGAGGAAAAGTCCTTCGCAGAAAACGTGTTTGGAACTAAGATAAATGAAGAGAAACCCTTCGAGACACAGATCTTCGGTCTGAAGCAGAAAGAGGAAAAGCCAGTTGCCAATGACGTCTCCTGTAAGAAACGCAATGAGGAAAAGTCCTTCACAGAGACGAAAATGGAATGGAGAAAAGTCGCTCCCAATGAGGAAAAATCCTTCCTTGAAACTAAGAAAACCCTCGAGACAAAAGAGGAACAGCCCACCTGTGAACAGATCTTCGGTCTGAAGCAGAAAGAGGAAAAGCCAGATCTCAATGACGTCTCCTGTAAGAAACGCAATGAGGAAAAGTCCTTCACAGAGACGAAAATGGAATGGAGAAAAGTCGCTCCCAATGAGGAAAAGTCCTTCACGATCTATGGAACCAAGCTTAATGAGGAGAAGCCCACCTGTCAACAGATCTTCGGTCTAAAGCAGAAAGAGGAAAAGCCAGTTGCCACTGACTTCTCCTGTAAGAAACGCAATGAGGAAAAGTCCTTCACAGAGACGAAAATGGAATGGAGAAAAGTCGCTCCCAATGAGGAAAAGTCCTTCACGATCTATGGAACCAAGCTTAATGAGGAGAAGCCCACCTGTCAACAGATCTTCGGTCTAAAGCAGAAAGAGGAAAAGCCAGTTGCCACTGACTTCTCCTGTAAGAAACGCAATGAGGAAAAGTCCTTCACAGAGACGAAAATGGAGTGGAGAAAAGTCGCTCCCAATGAGGAAAAGTCCTTCACGATCTATGGAACCAAGCTTAATGAGGAGAAGCCCACCTGTCAACAGATCTTCGGTCTAAAGCAGAAAGAGGAAAAGCCAGTTGCCAATGGCGTCTCCTGTAAGAAACGCAATGAGGAAAAGTCCTTCACAGAGACGAAAATGGAATGGAGAAAAGTCGCTCCCAATGAGGAAAAATCCTTCCTTGAAACTAAGAAAACCCTCGAGACAAAAGAGGAAAAGCCCACCTGTGAACAGATCTTCGGTCTGAAGCAGAAAGAGGAAAAGCCAGATCTCAATGACATCTCCTGTAAGAAGCGCAATGAGGAAAAGTCCTTCCTTGAAACTAAGAAAACCCTCGAGACAAAGGAGGAAAAGCCCACCTGTGAACAGATCTTCGGTCTGAAGCAGAAAGAGGAAAAGCCAGTTGCCAATGACGTCTCCTGTAAGAAACGCAATGAGGAAAAGTCCTTCACAGAGACAAAAATGGAATGGAGAAAAGTCGCTCCCAATGAGGAAAAGTCCTTCACGATCTATGGAACCAAGCTTAATGAGGAGAAGCCCACCTGTCAACAGATCTTCGGTCTAAAGCAGAAAGAGGAAAAGCCAGTTGCCAATGACGTCTCCTGTAAGAAACGCAATGAGGAAAAGTCCTTCACAGAGACGAAAATGGAATGGAGAAAAGTCGCTCCCAATGAGGAAAAGTCCTTCACGATCTATGGAACCAAGCTTAATGAGGAGAAGCCCACCTGTCAACAGATCTTCGGTCTCAAGCAGAAAGAGGAAAAGCCTGTTGCCAATGACGTCTCCTGTAAGAAACGCAATGAGGAAAAGTCCTTCACAGAGTCGAAAATGGAATGGAGAAAAGTCGCTCCCAATGAGGAAAAGTCCTTCACGATCTATGGAACCAAGCTTAATGAGGAGAAGCCCACCTGTCAACAGATCTTTGGTCTGAAGCAGAAAGAGGAAAAGCCAGTTGCCAATGACGTCTCCTGTAAGAAACGCAATGAGGAAAAGTCCTTCACAGAGACGAAAATGGAATGGAGAAAAGTCGCTCACTGTtagtgaagaagaagaacttaCTAGCAGAAGAGCAGCCGTTCGCTGTTAAACGATTTTTAGCAAAAATTCGTAGCTAATCAAATtatcatatttgtatttttcgctaaataaaaaataaaataaaaaataatatgcatcGTTTTATTTACGAATTTACTAAGCTTTACTTCGTCGGGTTCGTCagttaacaagtaagaaatacccgctaaaagcaaaatattacggtaataatctcaaaatattaaaaataaatatgaatgtaTTCTCGATCGGGATTTGAACTCGAGCACCACCGACCAGGTGGTtaagaaaaaaagtttgtacctcgagcgggctcgaacccgGGCACCACAACATGCTCGGTTTGCACCTGAGCTATCGAATTGCTTATGAAGCTCCTATGCTTACAAATACTAATATAGTATAGTCGAGccatgtatatacgtatacgcatacatacaatacatacatagcaggcggttttgctcatacaaaatatttctttaataaaatccacaatttttatttataattgttgtaaatacgattaaaaaaaaaaaaaaaatttttgttccccgagcgggctcgaacccgagTCCCCCGACTACCACATCACGAATatgcttgcactctaccaatAGAGCTATCGCAGTGCCTCTtgcatacagatacaaatatagaggcgaacatacgtatacgcatacatacaacacatacatagaaggcgggcaaaactatttctttaataacttaaacaatttttatctgatcgcaaccaggAATCACAAacaacattgttgttattttatattctaaaattCGCACGtctagctttaatattactcttgttattattgatttgcaagagcgggagtgggcgtggcaaaaatttgaaacaaactggatctgcgtgcaaacttaacaaatactgtcgaaataaaattatagctctacatatctcttatagtctctaagatattggtgttcatacggacagacggacatggctatatcgtctcggctgttgacgctgatcaagaatatatactttatagggtcggagatgcctccttctacctgttacatacatttcctgccggcacaaggttataatacccttctaccctatgggtagcgggtataaaaagtaatcATACATAACGCATTCTGCAGGAGAAGCTAATATTGAGGTGCTTACTAAGTCATGTCATTAAttcttttaattctttttcaaAAGACTCTTTCAAAAGTCAAATTCGACTCGCACAATTCACATTTGACACAATTCGCTTTTGACTGATGTGCTTTAAATGGCGATGATACTAGTCTGACTTAATGTCCAAATTGCCAACTTCGGTAGCGATGATTGGTCGTTCATGGCTGCTTTATGCCGGGCATTAACTGATGTCCTTTGGTGACAGCTACGTGAGAGGCATAGAAATTAGCCTGTCTAAGGCACTGCCCAAGCTGCGCTCAACCCTTTGCCATGGAAACAGATGGTGGACTATGGGCTATGAGCAATGTCTGCGGTGCAATTAATGCAGGGCTATGTGGACATTGAGAGTTGACTGACTGCCGTGCTTGACTAGGCAGAGATTAACCCTTAAGTGTGACGGCTGTATAATGgcttaattaaagcaaagaaaagaagtGCGCCCAAGTGAAATTGGTTATGGACTAAGCGGAGTTTAATATGTATACATTATAATTGGaatacatttcattaaagCTACTACAGGTTAAAGACTCCCATCCAACCTACCTGACCAACTCGTACGTGCCTAGCATAGGGGCTgatcaaaaagcaaaaagttgaATCCGAGGCTCGTTAACAACTTAATAataccaacaactacaaagagagagagagagagagtgagaaagagcgAGAAGTCTAGTAACAGCCGTAAAATTAGGAAAGCCAAATAAAGGTGAGCTATACtcaaatattacgcatacgttaCGTGTTCAAACagaattaatatgcaaacgtTGTTGTAGCTCGAATACATTTAGTAAATGTGCTGATGCTTCCTTCCGGCTTGCTTGCTACTCGCTGAATTACTACAGATTACAAACTTAATGCATTTCAAAGTTTTCCATCGGGCTCGAGGTAAAAGTTTTTCGTCTTACTTTACCGTAAATCTTGCACAAACCATCTAATATATAATACGCAATGCGTTGATTTTTTAAGCAGCCGCTCTTCGGGAAATTAACTTTATTATCTTTACAAATAAAATCCACAAAAGGGAAGCCATCTTCTTCGACAACCGCTAGGTGGCGCATTGCGCACCGTCTTGCGGTTTCCCTTGCGTAACTAAACGAATAAccagttcttttttttcgctccCTTTCTTTTTGGTTTCAGGTCACGTGCTCTGCAGTAAAGTGCCTCAGACTCAAGGCTCAGATTGTGTCTGCGACCCTTTTAATGGGCTCACAGGTCACACTGACATTTACACGATTTTTTCtgcatatatatagtatatgttttTGTAAGTCGCTTTGGCACAGACTGCTAATTTTCCAATGTCCGCCAAATGCcgtaataaaatacaaaacgcaacaaaaacaacattaattttgtgtatttagtCAAAAAGCTAACGATTTAATCATTTCCAACTTGTTTCGTCTCTTCGTTAACTTTCGTCTTAAAGCACTTCCTTTGATTCATTCTGGAAATATGCCCAACGcgatattaaataaatgacaagTATGCAACCAAGAATTATCAAAACACTTGTTAATCCAATAATAGTTTTAATTGTGGTTTTAATACAACGCATAATTGACGCCCATAAGCCTGTTACTTTAAGCAGCACAAACAACGCAGCGATTCCACCAAATCCGAATAGCGCAATGACTGCTAGTGCGCCAAGTGGCACAATTACGGCTAGTGCAACAAGCACAACTGCGACAAATAGTCCAATCAATCCAATCAGAATGATCATCGTGGAGCAACTAAAGTTTGCACGCAAACTTGTATTGTTTTTAGATTAATATGCACTCGCCGCTGTCTGGCTATATTTATGCAGTTATTGATACAAGATAAGATATTCTTTATACCTGCTACCTATTGGGTAAGAGGGTATTGTAGTTTTTTTGTCTACAAATAAGTATGTAAAAGGCAGGACGAATCTCCCATCTCGCAAAGAGTTTATGCTTAATAAGCGTCAACAATCGATACGATATAGCATTGTTGttaatcaaattgtttgttatatTGTTGTCACTCATATTGGGTACCAGGTATCTTATAATCAGGTGCTCTGTCGGAATGAATTTAAGGAACCAAGTAACAATTACTTTCTacgaaatataacaaatttagaTTCTATATCGCCAGGATAGATTCCTTTtgtctatttttattattaattcagTCAATTCATCGCAATATCCATTCGAATAACATTGGTgaacttatttattatatagaaAAGCACTTATTTCTTGATATCAAAATCTTgtataaactttttatttttgcatttaaaatattaaatgtacaatttcatttttatttttcctttcCATTATTAAGCCTTAGCGtccttttaaatttattggatATTCCCGTCTTCATATTGCTAAACGCATCCTTCGTTTGTTTCGCTAAATATGGCTTTGCGTATTTTAGTAACAAATGGATCATCAGACTTTTTAGATAAAGTAAAAGACTCAATAGGTAACCATGCAATGATTTGAGGCAGAGCAAAATGAAGCCAGCTAATGCCGTTAATGTGCCCATCTTAGACCAActaaacatttaacatttaaacaCGCTGCTCTAGCACTGAAAAACCTATTTACAAAACGTAATATTTTTTAGGTTCGAGTATCATTGTAAAATTATATCTGCACGAAGTAGTATATAATGTACATAGATAAGACAATTGTTGTGTTAGGACTGGCTTATCAATTTTGATTGGTGTATATCATGGTGAAACGTTGTAAGTATTGACATGACGTAAATTTGGACTTGTATTTAAGTTAtgaacatattatttattcagtttTGGCTCACTCTGcggtatatgtatattaaatgtagtattatatcaatacaccaaatatagccttggattttgttcaatatatttacatggtcattttaaaatttataccgcattgttttggttttatattttcaaaatgggAATTAAAAAACATTCCGTACAGTGTTTatgtttcaatttaaactaaatttcattacttttaaaattagaataaaaatTGAACCAGCCCTCGCTCTTATATTTTCGACTTCAAAGGCGACTGCGAATGTTGTTGGTTAAGATAGGCTCTTGCAAACATGACAAACACCAAACTTTGctgagtatttatttagtattaagcATACGAGAGCTTTGCCTATCGGTTGCTGTGCCAAAACataaaatgcgaaataaaaacacGAGGGTTTGACTTTAATTTCTGTGTAAACACTTTAAATGCCAAGCCCCTCTCATGTCTCTTAACAGGCAGTCCAGAAGCATATCAGGCACTTGAACCAAAAAATAAGGAGACGGGGAATGCgtaaaacagagagagagaatacaCATATACGGATACACTTTTACCTTTTTCGAGTACAAGGAGTGTGAGTGTCTTGTTTGtcgatttatttgtttatttatttatataagcGGCGGCGCCTTTGCTTTGAGCCCTTGAGAAAGGAGAATGTAAAAGCCAGAGATGTGTacaacttgttttttattcaagTATGCGATAGACAAGTTAATTGGTTAggcttaaaattaaataattgcaaagaactttgttgcatttaaatcGATGTAAGGACCAAAGCTTCTCCGGCAGACAACGCAATGCTGCTGACTTCAATCAATGCGCTGAGAAAAGTAGGAAAAAGAAAGTTCAATGTTAGTTCCAGCCGACTTAACATAGCAATACTCGTTACCCATCTTTAAAGAATGATGGCAATTAAGCGTGATTAAAATCATTTCGGGAAACTGTTCTGAGCAACAATACATCTGCCACTGAGCTGTGTCTTATTAACTCTTTAGAGATGGCTTCAATATTGTGAATAACCACAATACCAATTATGTGCACTGTTTATCTCGCATcttaatatcattttaaataatcaaagatTAAACGCaattatacattttcaaaCTATTAATAATCTTTGAGGCAATGTGggtaatatattaattgaattgaattgaattaaattattgttaatatgaataaatatgaTGTATTTTtcgcaataatttaaattcgtaGCCGGAGGATTACTAAGTTAAGTAAATAAGTTAATATGTATATCTCAAAATATATGAGTACCCCAAAAATTCACGGTGCATTCctcttttttaaatacacattCTTTTGCCCAAAACTTACCCCTCTGTCTTCTGAGAATCTAAGCTGCTTATTTCCATAGTTAATGAGGACGCCAAAGTCGTGTCGAATTCTTGTAGATCAACTGTAAGACTGGCATTGCCCAAATTGGCCACGTAAACGATGATGGGATAGCCAGATAAGTAGCTGAAAAAATATTCAGTTAGTAAAGAGAAACATTTTGAATACCACTAAACTCACCGCTTGACTACAAACGCTTCCTCATTGAGCACAGCATATTTGGTGGCACCATTCTGTAGTGTCTTCGAACCCTTGCGCAACTCTATGAGCGACTTGTAGATGGTCAGATGCGACTTGGATGCAGCACTTTCCATAGCCACATTAACAGTCTCATAGTCACTGGCGAGAGGCAGCCAAGTCTTGGCAGCAGTGGAGAAGCCCGCATTGGTGTCACTTGTCCACTGGAAGGGAGTTCGAGACGGATCGCGAGTAAATTCTTCGTAGGTGTCTTCGTTAGCATTACAGGCAGCTGGATCTTGAGTGTCTTCCCAGCTGATCCAGCCGTCAGTCATGCCCAGCTCCTCGCCCTGATAAGTCACACTGGCGCCTGGCAGTATCATGACCAGCATATTCATGGCATCCGTATTTGCCACACCATAGCGACTGGCAGCTCGACGTTGATCATGATTGCCAATCACCCAATTAGCAGTGCGTCCCGACGGCATATTCAGCAGCCAGTTATCCACGGCTGTCTTAATGGAACCAGCTGAGACACCACTGCTAGCAGGCACTGTAATCAGATTGAAGTTAAACGGCAGATGGGCGCCTTCCACCGACCGATTGCCGTAAAATTGCATTGTGTAGGCAGGCGGAGCATAAGTCTCAATAAGCAATACTCTCGTCTCCCCGCCATGAATGCGCTGATAATCGTCCATCACAGTGCGCCACTGGTAGGACATGTCAATGGTCTCAGGGCGATTCTCAATCAATTCGTTCTTCAAATAGTTGCGATTGTCTACATCATCGGTCAGGCCACTCAATCCTTCGTCAGGATACTGTCCATTCTCATCGGGTTCCACCTCAAATAATACGGGAACTGCATCACATCTGAAGCCTGCCACGCCCTCATTCAGCCAATATCGCAACACTCGCTTCATCTGAGCAACCACATCGGGATTACGATAATTCAAATCCGCCTGCTGTACTGCAAATTGATGCAAGTAATACTGCTGACGTTCCTCGACCCATTCCCAAGCGCTTCCCCGAAAAGCCTGCAACCAATTTGAAGGCGGTTCCCGCACTCCAGTCGACGCATTCACTTTGCCATCATGCCACACATAGTAATCCTGGTATCCCTTCTCCCGCTTCACAGACTTCTTGAACCATTCGTTTTCATCACTCGAATGATTAGGCACAAAGTCCAAGATAATCTTTAGCTCCAATTCGTTGGCTTTCTTAATGAGGTTTCTAAAGTCCTCTAACGTGCCATACTCTGGCTGTATGTCGAAGAAATCAGAGATGTCATAGCCAAAGTCCACCATGGGAGACTTGAAAATGGGAGAGAGCCAAGCAGCTGTTACGCCCAGCTCCTTGAGATACTCCAGCTTACTGGTGATGCCATTCAGATCTCCGATGCCATCTCCATCGGAGTCCATGAAGGAGCGGGGATAGATCTGATAGAACTGTGCATTTTCCCACCAGTCCTTAGTAGTCGTTGTTGAAGCTGAGTCCTGGCAAGCTTGGCCAAGAGCCAGCAGGCAGATAAATACAATTGGCAGTTGCAGAGGTTGCATTTTACCCACTGAACCAATAGAAGGTCAGCGCTGGGGCATTTATAGCTGCCAAACTGGCCTACTTAACTGGACTTAAATGATAAGCGAAACTCAAGTAGCCGAGGAATTTGCCAAGTTCTCAAATGCACATTGAATGAAACGCGGATTAGTGTggcgaaaataaaataccctgtaaaaacaTTCCGCACTTGAAATAACTCCTTGAGATGCTTGGCACTTCCTCTTCAACTTCTGCCTTCTTTTATAATCAGTTG
This is a stretch of genomic DNA from Drosophila albomicans strain 15112-1751.03 chromosome 3, ASM965048v2, whole genome shotgun sequence. It encodes these proteins:
- the LOC117566727 gene encoding trichohyalin-like isoform X1, encoding MLSIAKNNGFRTVTPIYRFLSTGSALLSKYSATQRGENYCLTFETKQNEEKPFAFDKVFGLKQKEEKPFANKFFGLKQKEEKPVFNDVSCKKRNEEKSFAENVFGTKINEEKPFETQIFGLKQKEEKPVANDVSCKKRNEEKSFTETKMEWRKVAPNEEKSFLETKKTLETKEEQPTCEQIFGLKQKEEKPDLNDVSCKKRNEEKSFTETKMEWRKVAPNEEKSFTIYGTKLNEEKPTCQQIFGLKQKEEKPVATDFSCKKRNEEKSFTETKMEWRKVAPNEEKSFTIYGTKLNEEKPTCQQIFGLKQKEEKPVATDFSCKKRNEEKSFTETKMEWRKVAPNEEKSFTIYGTKLNEEKPTCQQIFGLKQKEEKPVANGVSCKKRNEEKSFTETKMEWRKVAPNEEKSFLETKKTLETKEEKPTCEQIFGLKQKEEKPDLNDISCKKRNEEKSFLETKKTLETKEEKPTCEQIFGLKQKEEKPVANDVSCKKRNEEKSFTETKMEWRKVAPNEEKSFTIYGTKLNEEKPTCQQIFGLKQKEEKPVANDVSCKKRNEEKSFTETKMEWRKVAPNEEKSFTIYGTKLNEEKPTCQQIFGLKQKEEKPVANDVSCKKRNEEKSFTETKMEWRKVAHC
- the LOC117566727 gene encoding uncharacterized protein LOC117566727 isoform X4; the protein is MLSIAKNNGFRTVTPIYRFLSTGSALLSKYSATQRGENYCLTFETKQNEEKPFAFDKVFGLKQKEEKPFANKFFGLKQKEEKPVFNDVSCKKRNEEKSFAENVFGTKINEEKPFETQIFGLKQKEEKPVANDVSCKKRNEEKSFTETKMEWRKVAPNEEKSFLETKKTLETKEEQPTCEQIFGLKQKEEKPDLNDVSCKKRNEEKSFTETKMEWRKVAPNEEKSFTIYGTKLNEEKPTCQQIFGLKQKEEKPVANDVSCKKRNEEKSFTETKMEWRKVAPNEEKSFTIYGTKLNEEKPTCQQIFGLKQKEEKPVANDVSCKKRNEEKSFTESKMEWRKVAPNEEKSFTIYGTKLNEEKPTCQQIFGLKQKEEKPVANDVSCKKRNEEKSFTETKMEWRKVAHC
- the LOC117569598 gene encoding maltase A1-like: MQPLQLPIVFICLLALGQACQDSASTTTTKDWWENAQFYQIYPRSFMDSDGDGIGDLNGITSKLEYLKELGVTAAWLSPIFKSPMVDFGYDISDFFDIQPEYGTLEDFRNLIKKANELELKIILDFVPNHSSDENEWFKKSVKREKGYQDYYVWHDGKVNASTGVREPPSNWLQAFRGSAWEWVEERQQYYLHQFAVQQADLNYRNPDVVAQMKRVLRYWLNEGVAGFRCDAVPVLFEVEPDENGQYPDEGLSGLTDDVDNRNYLKNELIENRPETIDMSYQWRTVMDDYQRIHGGETRVLLIETYAPPAYTMQFYGNRSVEGAHLPFNFNLITVPASSGVSAGSIKTAVDNWLLNMPSGRTANWVIGNHDQRRAASRYGVANTDAMNMLVMILPGASVTYQGEELGMTDGWISWEDTQDPAACNANEDTYEEFTRDPSRTPFQWTSDTNAGFSTAAKTWLPLASDYETVNVAMESAASKSHLTIYKSLIELRKGSKTLQNGATKYAVLNEEAFVVKRYLSGYPIIVYVANLGNASLTVDLQEFDTTLASSLTMEISSLDSQKTEGALIEVSSIALSAGEALVLTSI
- the LOC117566727 gene encoding uncharacterized protein LOC117566727 isoform X3, which encodes MLSIAKNNGFRTVTPIYRFLSTGSALLSKYSATQRGENYCLTFETKQNEEKPFAFDKVFGLKQKEEKPFANKFFGLKQKEEKPVFNDVSCKKRNEEKSFAENVFGTKINEEKPFETQIFGLKQKEEKPVANDVSCKKRNEEKSFTETKMEWRKVAPNEEKSFLETKKTLETKEEQPTCEQIFGLKQKEEKPDLNDVSCKKRNEEKSFTETKMEWRKVAPNEEKSFTIYGTKLNEEKPTCQQIFGLKQKEEKPVATDFSCKKRNEEKSFTETKMEWRKVAPNEEKSFTIYGTKLNEEKPTCQQIFGLKQKEEKPVANDVSCKKRNEEKSFTETKMEWRKVAPNEEKSFTIYGTKLNEEKPTCQQIFGLKQKEEKPVANDVSCKKRNEEKSFTESKMEWRKVAPNEEKSFTIYGTKLNEEKPTCQQIFGLKQKEEKPVANDVSCKKRNEEKSFTETKMEWRKVAHC
- the LOC117566727 gene encoding trichohyalin-like isoform X2; this encodes MLSIAKNNGFRTVTPIYRFLSTGSALLSKYSATQRGENYCLTFETKQNEEKPFAFDKVFGLKQKEEKPFANKFFGLKQKEEKPVFNDVSCKKRNEEKSFAENVFGTKINEEKPFETQIFGLKQKEEKPVANDVSCKKRNEEKSFTETKMEWRKVAPNEEKSFLETKKTLETKEEQPTCEQIFGLKQKEEKPDLNDVSCKKRNEEKSFTETKMEWRKVAPNEEKSFTIYGTKLNEEKPTCQQIFGLKQKEEKPVATDFSCKKRNEEKSFTETKMEWRKVAPNEEKSFTIYGTKLNEEKPTCQQIFGLKQKEEKPVATDFSCKKRNEEKSFTETKMEWRKVAPNEEKSFTIYGTKLNEEKPTCQQIFGLKQKEEKPVANGVSCKKRNEEKSFTETKMEWRKVAPNEEKSFLETKKTLETKEEKPTCEQIFGLKQKEEKPDLNDISCKKRNEEKSFLETKKTLETKEEKPTCQQIFGLKQKEEKPVANDVSCKKRNEEKSFTETKMEWRKVAPNEEKSFTIYGTKLNEEKPTCQQIFGLKQKEEKPVANDVSCKKRNEEKSFTESKMEWRKVAPNEEKSFTIYGTKLNEEKPTCQQIFGLKQKEEKPVANDVSCKKRNEEKSFTETKMEWRKVAHC